A stretch of the Corylus avellana chromosome ca6, CavTom2PMs-1.0 genome encodes the following:
- the LOC132185580 gene encoding uncharacterized protein LOC132185580 translates to MHGVRAEGPLMAELSKKTTMITFRHFINKAEEYINQEEAMAALMKSQEKVTQQEETKRKETRREKNDTRVPPVNSGRRQEKASKWSDSLAPKPRNDSQRKLGKFTPLNASMTEVLTEIRRDPNFKWPTRMKGSASKRDRSKFCQYHNEARHLTEECMRETEEETTSNRYCLRGTEESPRTETRGQAHNRQAEPRTDRDARPQAGNHDVIGEILTISVGIAGGRESSFARRAHARKVQTEEIYFLERPTKAQKQELVVLSFTDEDAKGVMMPHDDALVVTVTVANHLLHRILVDNRSSADILYWPILKQMGIDRSRIAPFGSPLVGFAGEQVQPVGIISLPVTAGTAPRQSTVMVDFLVVDRPSAYNAIIGRPTLNKLKAVTSTYYLKMKFPTEEGVGEVK, encoded by the exons ATGCATGGGGTACGTGCTGAAGGGCCACTGATGGCCGAATTGTCAAAGAAAACAACGATGATAACTTTTCGTCACTTTATAAATAAAGCCGAGGAGTATATCAATCAAGAAGAAGCCATGGCTGCCTTGATGAAGTCCCAAGAAAAGGTTACCCAGCAGGAGGAGACCAAGCGAAAAGAAACTCGTAGAGAGAAGAATGATACAAGAGTCCCACCAGTAAACTCAGGGAGAAGGCAGGAGAAAGCATCAAAGTGGTCGGATAGCTTAGCTCCCAAACCAAGGAATGACTCCCAGCGGAAGCTCGGTAAATTTACTCCGTTGAATGCCAGTATGACCGAAGTTTTGACGGAGATTAGAAGGGACCCCAACTTCAAATGGCCGACCAGAATGAAGGGTTCGGCATCGAAGCGAGACCGTAGTAAGTTTTGCCAGTACCACAATGAAGCGAGACACTTGACGGAGGAGTGT ATGAGAGAGACCGAGGAAGAGACCACCAGCAACCGCTACTGCTTGAGGGGAACCGAGGAATCGCCGAGGACTGAAACCAGAGGCCAAG CTCATAACCGGCAGGCAGAGCCGAGGACTGATCGGGATGCTCGACCCCAAGCTGGGAATCATGATGTGATAGGAGAGATCCTAACCATTTCCGTAGGAATAGCTGGCGGAAGGGAGTCTAGCTTCGCAAGAAGGGCTCATGCCAGAAAGGTGCAGACCGAGGAGATTTACTTCCTTGAAAGACCAACCAAGGCCCAGAAGCAAGAACTCGTGGTTTTGTCATTCACCGACGAGGATGCTAAGGGGGTAATGATGCCCCATGATGATGCGTTGGTAGTGACCGTAACGGTAGCCAACCATTTGCTCCACCGAATATTGGTAGATAACAGAAGTTCAGCTGACATCCTGTATTGGCCAATTCTCAAACAGATGGGAATAGATCGTAGTAGGATCGCCCCATTTGGTTCTCCATTAGTCGGATTTGCGGGAGAGCAAGTACAACCAGTCGGGATTATTTCGCTTCCCGTGACTGCAGGAACAGCTCCCAGGCAATCAACTGTTATGGTGGATTTCTTGGTAGTCGACCGACCATCAGCTTACAACGCGATAATTGGTCGGCCAACTCTGAATAAGTTGAAAGCGGTAACTTCAACTTACTATTTGAAGATGAAATTTCCAACggaagaaggtgttggagaaGTCAAATGA
- the LOC132184320 gene encoding exosome complex component RRP41 homolog: MEYVSPEGLRLDGRRPMEMRQIRAEIGAVAKADGSAVFEMGNTKVIAAVYGPREVQNRSQQMNDKALVRCEYSMANFSTGDRMRKPKGDRRSTEISLVIRQTMEACILTHLMPRSQIDIFVQVLQADGGTRSACINAATLALADAGIPLRDLVTSCSSGYLNSTPLLDLNYVEDSAGGPDVTVGFLPKLDKVTLLQMDSKLPIDIFENVMQLAIEGCKAVANYIREILLENTKQLEYRRGL, encoded by the exons ATGGAGTACGTGAGCCCTGAAGGCCTTCGCTTAGATGGTCGCCGTCCCATGGAA ATGAGGCAAATTCGAGCAGAGATTGGTGCCGTGGCCAAAGCTGACGG TTCTGCTGTGTTTGAGATGGGTAACACTAAAGTGATTGCTGCAGTATATGGCCCTAGAGAG GTCCAAAATAGGAGTCAACAAATGAATGACAAGGCCCTG GTGCGATGCGAGTATAGCATGGCTAATTTTAGTACTGGGGATCGCATGAGAAAACCAAAGGGTGACAG GCGATCCACAGAGATATCTTTAGTTATTCGCCAGACCATGGAAGCTTGCATATTGACACATTTGATGCCTCGGTCTCAG ATAGATATTTTTGTCCAAGTACTCCAAGCGGATGGAG gaACTAGATCTGCATGTATCAATGCTGCAACTTTAGCCCTTGCAGATGCTGGGATCCCATTGCGGGATCTTGTTACTTCATGTAGTTCAGGGTACCTTAATAGCACTCCTCTGCTTG ATTTGAACTACGTAGAAGATAGTGCTGGAGGTCCTGATGTCACTGTAGGGTTTCTCCCTAAGTTGGACAAAGTGACCCTTCTTCAG ATGGATTCTAAGTTACCAATAGACATTTTTGAAAACGTCATGCAACTTGCAATTGAAGGCTGCAAAGCAGTAGCAAATTACATTCGAGAA ATATTGCTAGAGAATACCAAGCAACTAGAGTATCGTCGGGGTCTATAG
- the LOC132184055 gene encoding uncharacterized protein LOC132184055 isoform X1, producing MSEQPEAESALLLRGYELRLLRCTLACSPSDSPPNQPAHPPSDQTPLLHALISDILASIEAGDYLRALSSDAARLVVQLAGNSHIDSAECADRVYSESLDRVESFISQGNESEFDDEDRACRVVLVMCVAVAAFLGFTQCNVTGPLKAIMPKCPVALEGDTEMVEWENWARNQLMAAGSDLLGKFSILQYIVFAKMLLMRTRDTLFGGSVSSTYKIGSIAWWLARIVFLQQRILDERSSSLFDLLHVYMGETLQCFDTLEKVTSYFGSSLCDGEASTIISMVHLEAGMMEYTYGRVDSCRQHFESAEVAAGLELSVTGILGFRAVHQVEPKAQMVLVANTSSSNSGDKCSLESSGLQAHNSSIGEDNSHLHQDETSEVSDILMAPKLLVNNNEGARSKGIQNVGHSVAPLRGIQQAAILAQCLLIEKSSRNDEMQRWDMAPYIEAIDSQQSSCFIIRCFCDILRIRWESARSRTRERALMMMDKLVETVCEPSPGVAQRLPFCFGVYIPTIPALRKEYGELLVRFGLIGEAVKIFEDLELWDNVIYCYRLLEKKAAAVELIKKRLSEVPNDPRLWCSLGDVTNSDACYEKALEVSKNRSARAKRALARSAYNRGDYETSKILWESAMALNSLYPDGWFALGAAALKARDVDKALDGFTRAVQLDPENGEAWNNIACLHMIKKRSKEAFIAFKEALKFKRESWQLWENYGHVAVDVGNIGQALEAIQKVLDMTNNKRIDAELLKRITIEVENRASPNQPGSHVMTNEDSSSDQDCLNESTYAESGMGRSHETEYLVEFLGKVLQRIVRSLGGADIWGLYARWHKIKGDLTMCSEALLKQVRSYQGSDLWKDRDRFKSFAQASLELCQVYMEISSSTGSHRELRAAEMHLKNIIKQAESFSDTQEFRNLQDCLDEVKMKLQSTSVPMQNPI from the exons ATGTCGGAGCAACCCGAAGCCGAATCGGCGCTGCTCCTCCGCGGGTACGAGCTCCGTCTCCTGCGTTGCACCCTCGCTTGCTCACCGTCCGATTCCCCGCCAAACCAACCAGCCCATCCGCCGTCCGATCAAACTCCACTTCTCCATGCACTTATCAGCGACATCCTCGCTTCAATCGAGGCCGGTGACTACCTCCGCGCCCTCTCCTCCGACGCCGCCAGACTCGTAGTCCAACTCGCCGGTAACTCGCACATTGACTCTGCCGAGTGCGCCGACCGAGTATACTCCGAGTCGCTCGACCGCGTGGAGTCGTTCATTTCACAGGGAAATGAATCCGAATTCGACGACGAGGACAGGGCCTGTAGGGTGGTCCTCGTTATGTGCGTCGCCGTTGCCGCGTTCCTCGGGTTCACTCAGTGCAACGTGACTGG GCCCTTGAAGGCAATAATGCCGAAATGTCCAGTGGCATTGGAGGGAGATACAGAAATGGTGGAATGGGAGAATTGGGCGCGTAATCAGCTAATGGCTGCTGGCTCTGACTTGCTTGGCAAGTTTTCTATTCTCCAG TATATAGTGTTTGCTAAGATGTTGCTCATGAGGACAAGAGACACGTTATTTGGAGGAAGTGTGTCTTCCACATACAAGATTGGTAGCATCGCGTGGTGGCTTGCTAGAATCGTATTTCTTCAACAAAGAATTTTGGATGAGCGATCCTCTTCTTTGTTTGATCTACTGCACGTCTATATGGGTGAGACTCTACAGTGTTTTGACACTTTGGAAAAAGTAACAAGTTATTTTGGTTCTAGTTTATGTGATGGGGAGGCTTCAACAATCATCTCAATGGTTCATTTAGAAGCTGGAATGATGGAATACACCTATGGAAGAGTTGATTCTTGCAG GCAACATTTTGAGTCAGCTGAAGTGGCAGCTGGGCTTGAGCTTTCTGTTACTGGGATCCTTGGCTTCCGTGCTGTACATCAG GTAGAACCTAAGGCACAAATGGTACTTGTTGCAAACACCAGCTCATCAAACTCTGGTGATAAATGCTCCTTAGAAAGCTCTGGCCTCCAGGCACACAATTCTAGTATTGGAGAAGATAATTCACATCTACATCAAGATGAGACCTCAGAAGTCTCTGACATATTGATGGCCCCAAAATTGTTAGTGAATAATAATGAAGGAGCAAGATCAAAAGGAATTCAAAATGTTGGTCATTCTGTGGCTCCTTTGAGGGGAATCCAACAGGCAGCAATTTTGGCCCAATGCCTTCTTATTGAGAAGAGTAGTCGGAATGATGAAATGCAAA GATGGGATATGGCTCCATACATAGAGGCAATTGATTCTCAGCAATCATCATGTTTTATT ATAAGGTGTTTCTGTGACATCTTACGTATTCGATGGGAGTCAGCTCGTAGTCGCACAAGGGAGCGTGCTTTGATGATGATGGATAAATTG GTTGAGACTGTCTGTGAGCCTTCTCCAGGAGTAGCACAACgacttcctttttgttttggagTTTATATCCCTACTATTCCTGCCTTGCGAAA GGAGTACGGTGAACTTTTAGTGCGCTTTGGTTTGATTGGAGAGGCAGTTAAAATTTTTGAGGACTTAGAGTTATGGGATAATGTAATATATTGCTACCG CCTATTGGAGAAGAAAGCAGCAGCGGTTGAACTCATCAAGAAACGGCTATCTGAAGTGCCAAATGACCCCAGGTTATG GTGTTCATTGGGTGATGTTACAAATAGTGATGCTTGCTATGAAAAAGCCCTGGAAGTTTCAAAAAATAGGTCAGCTAGAGCTAAG CGGGCTCTTGCTCGTAGTGCATACAATAGAGGGGACTATGAGACATCTAAAATCCTCTG GGAGTCTGCGATGGCCCTGAATTCTTTGTATCCGGATGGCTGGTTCGCCCTTGGGGCTGCTGCTTTGAAG GCTAGAGATGTGGATAAGGCTCTGGATGGGTTTACTCGTGCTGTTCAGCTTGATCCTGAAAATGGGGAGGCTTGGAATAATATTGCTTGTTT GCATATGATCAAGAAGAGGAGCAAAGAGGCTTTCATAGCATTTAAAGAAGCCCTAAAGTTCAA GCGAGAGAGTTGGCAGTTGTGGGAGAACTATGGTCATGTTGCAGTGGATGTGGGCAATATTGGTCAG GCTCTGGAAGCTATACAAAAGGTTTTGGACATGactaataataaaagaattgaTGCTGAATTATTAAAGAGAATTACGATAGAGGTGGAAAACAGAGCTTCACCTAATCAGCCCGGATCTCATGTGATGACGAATGAGGATAGTTCTTCTGATCAAGATTGTCTTAATGAGTCAACATATGCAGAGTCTGGCATGGGAAGGTCGCATGAAACTGAGTACTTGGTGGAGTTTCTTGGAAAAGTGCTACAGCGG ATAGTTCGAAGTCTGGGCGGAGCAGATATCTGGGGCTTATATGCAAGGTGGCACAAAATCAAAGGAGATCTGACAATGTGCTCTGAAGCCCTCTTAAAGCAAGTTAGATCATACCAG ggaTCTGATTTATGGAAAGATAGAGATCGTTTTAAAAGTTTTGCACAAGCCTCCTTGGAACTTTGCCAGGTGTACATGGAAATTTCTTCATCTACTGGTAGCCATCGAGAACTACGTGCAGCTGAGATGCAtctaaaaaacataattaaacaG GCGGAGAGCTTCTCAGACACACAAGAATTTAGAAATCTCCAGGATTGCCTTGATgaagtgaagatgaagctccAATCCACTTCTGTGCCCATGCAAAATCCTATCTGA
- the LOC132184055 gene encoding uncharacterized protein LOC132184055 isoform X2, which produces MSEQPEAESALLLRGYELRLLRCTLACSPSDSPPNQPAHPPSDQTPLLHALISDILASIEAGDYLRALSSDAARLVVQLAGNSHIDSAECADRVYSESLDRVESFISQGNESEFDDEDRACRVVLVMCVAVAAFLGFTQCNVTGPLKAIMPKCPVALEGDTEMVEWENWARNQLMAAGSDLLGKFSILQYIVFAKMLLMRTRDTLFGGSVSSTYKIGSIAWWLARIVFLQQRILDERSSSLFDLLHVYMGETLQCFDTLEKVTSYFGSSLCDGEASTIISMVHLEAGMMEYTYGRVDSCRQHFESAEVAAGLELSVTGILGFRAVHQVEPKAQMVLVANTSSSNSGDKCSLESSGLQAHNSSIGEDNSHLHQDETSEVSDILMAPKLLVNNNEGARSKGIQNVGHSVAPLRGIQQAAILAQCLLIEKSSRNDEMQRWDMAPYIEAIDSQQSSCFIIRCFCDILRIRWESARSRTRERALMMMDKLVETVCEPSPGVAQRLPFCFGVYIPTIPALRKEYGELLVRFGLIGEAVKIFEDLELWDNVIYCYRLLEKKAAAVELIKKRLSEVPNDPRLWCSLGDVTNSDACYEKALEVSKNRSARAKRALARSAYNRGDYETSKILWESAMALNSLYPDGWFALGAAALKARDVDKALDGFTRAVQLDPENGEAWNNIACLHMIKKRSKEAFIAFKEALKFKRESWQLWENYGHVAVDVGNIGQALEAIQKVLDMTNNKRIDAELLKRITIEVENRASPNQPGSHVMTNEDSSSDQDCLNESTYAESGMGRSHETEYLVEFLGKVLQRVCKSFMIIVLLLTYSSKSGRSRYLGLICKVAQNQRRSDNVL; this is translated from the exons ATGTCGGAGCAACCCGAAGCCGAATCGGCGCTGCTCCTCCGCGGGTACGAGCTCCGTCTCCTGCGTTGCACCCTCGCTTGCTCACCGTCCGATTCCCCGCCAAACCAACCAGCCCATCCGCCGTCCGATCAAACTCCACTTCTCCATGCACTTATCAGCGACATCCTCGCTTCAATCGAGGCCGGTGACTACCTCCGCGCCCTCTCCTCCGACGCCGCCAGACTCGTAGTCCAACTCGCCGGTAACTCGCACATTGACTCTGCCGAGTGCGCCGACCGAGTATACTCCGAGTCGCTCGACCGCGTGGAGTCGTTCATTTCACAGGGAAATGAATCCGAATTCGACGACGAGGACAGGGCCTGTAGGGTGGTCCTCGTTATGTGCGTCGCCGTTGCCGCGTTCCTCGGGTTCACTCAGTGCAACGTGACTGG GCCCTTGAAGGCAATAATGCCGAAATGTCCAGTGGCATTGGAGGGAGATACAGAAATGGTGGAATGGGAGAATTGGGCGCGTAATCAGCTAATGGCTGCTGGCTCTGACTTGCTTGGCAAGTTTTCTATTCTCCAG TATATAGTGTTTGCTAAGATGTTGCTCATGAGGACAAGAGACACGTTATTTGGAGGAAGTGTGTCTTCCACATACAAGATTGGTAGCATCGCGTGGTGGCTTGCTAGAATCGTATTTCTTCAACAAAGAATTTTGGATGAGCGATCCTCTTCTTTGTTTGATCTACTGCACGTCTATATGGGTGAGACTCTACAGTGTTTTGACACTTTGGAAAAAGTAACAAGTTATTTTGGTTCTAGTTTATGTGATGGGGAGGCTTCAACAATCATCTCAATGGTTCATTTAGAAGCTGGAATGATGGAATACACCTATGGAAGAGTTGATTCTTGCAG GCAACATTTTGAGTCAGCTGAAGTGGCAGCTGGGCTTGAGCTTTCTGTTACTGGGATCCTTGGCTTCCGTGCTGTACATCAG GTAGAACCTAAGGCACAAATGGTACTTGTTGCAAACACCAGCTCATCAAACTCTGGTGATAAATGCTCCTTAGAAAGCTCTGGCCTCCAGGCACACAATTCTAGTATTGGAGAAGATAATTCACATCTACATCAAGATGAGACCTCAGAAGTCTCTGACATATTGATGGCCCCAAAATTGTTAGTGAATAATAATGAAGGAGCAAGATCAAAAGGAATTCAAAATGTTGGTCATTCTGTGGCTCCTTTGAGGGGAATCCAACAGGCAGCAATTTTGGCCCAATGCCTTCTTATTGAGAAGAGTAGTCGGAATGATGAAATGCAAA GATGGGATATGGCTCCATACATAGAGGCAATTGATTCTCAGCAATCATCATGTTTTATT ATAAGGTGTTTCTGTGACATCTTACGTATTCGATGGGAGTCAGCTCGTAGTCGCACAAGGGAGCGTGCTTTGATGATGATGGATAAATTG GTTGAGACTGTCTGTGAGCCTTCTCCAGGAGTAGCACAACgacttcctttttgttttggagTTTATATCCCTACTATTCCTGCCTTGCGAAA GGAGTACGGTGAACTTTTAGTGCGCTTTGGTTTGATTGGAGAGGCAGTTAAAATTTTTGAGGACTTAGAGTTATGGGATAATGTAATATATTGCTACCG CCTATTGGAGAAGAAAGCAGCAGCGGTTGAACTCATCAAGAAACGGCTATCTGAAGTGCCAAATGACCCCAGGTTATG GTGTTCATTGGGTGATGTTACAAATAGTGATGCTTGCTATGAAAAAGCCCTGGAAGTTTCAAAAAATAGGTCAGCTAGAGCTAAG CGGGCTCTTGCTCGTAGTGCATACAATAGAGGGGACTATGAGACATCTAAAATCCTCTG GGAGTCTGCGATGGCCCTGAATTCTTTGTATCCGGATGGCTGGTTCGCCCTTGGGGCTGCTGCTTTGAAG GCTAGAGATGTGGATAAGGCTCTGGATGGGTTTACTCGTGCTGTTCAGCTTGATCCTGAAAATGGGGAGGCTTGGAATAATATTGCTTGTTT GCATATGATCAAGAAGAGGAGCAAAGAGGCTTTCATAGCATTTAAAGAAGCCCTAAAGTTCAA GCGAGAGAGTTGGCAGTTGTGGGAGAACTATGGTCATGTTGCAGTGGATGTGGGCAATATTGGTCAG GCTCTGGAAGCTATACAAAAGGTTTTGGACATGactaataataaaagaattgaTGCTGAATTATTAAAGAGAATTACGATAGAGGTGGAAAACAGAGCTTCACCTAATCAGCCCGGATCTCATGTGATGACGAATGAGGATAGTTCTTCTGATCAAGATTGTCTTAATGAGTCAACATATGCAGAGTCTGGCATGGGAAGGTCGCATGAAACTGAGTACTTGGTGGAGTTTCTTGGAAAAGTGCTACAGCGGGTATGCAAATCCTTCATGATCATTGTTTTGCTTTTGACat ATAGTTCGAAGTCTGGGCGGAGCAGATATCTGGGGCTTATATGCAAGGTGGCACAAAATCAAAGGAGATCTGACAATGTGCTCTGA
- the LOC132184056 gene encoding calcium-dependent protein kinase SK5-like isoform X2, translating into MNNLTAAPPSKDSSKPTWVLPYQTPNLGELYTLGRKLGQGQFGTTFLCTDKSTGHNYACKSIPKRKLLYPEDYDDVLREIQIMHHLSEHPHVVRIRGTFEDSVAVHLVMELCEGGELFDRIVKKGHYSEREAAKLLKTILGVVEACHSLGVMHRDLKPENFLFSSVEEDAALKTTDFGLSVFYKPESEKGIFREILQGKLDFQSEPWPGISESAKDLIRKMLDRNPKKRLTAHEVLCHPWIVDDIAPDKPLDSAVLSRLKQFSAMNKLKKMALRVIAERLSEEEIGGLKELFKMIDTDNSGTITYDELKDGLKRVGSELMESEIKDLMDAADIDNSGTIDYGEFLAATLHLNKLEREENLMSAFSFFDKDGSGYITIDELQQACKEFGLSEVHLDDMIKEIDQDNDGQIDFGEFAAMMRKGNGGIGRRTMRSKLNLGDALGLTGNVSNELRSPHLSSIVRHFGKEKYMPHHIILFPSIHFLYT; encoded by the exons ATGAACAACTTGACCGCAGCTCCACCATCAAAAGATTCATCAAAGCCCACATGGGTCCTTCCCTACCAGACCCCAAACCTCGGGGAGCTCTACACGCTAGGCCGGAAGCTCGGGCAGGGCCAGTTCGGCACGACATTCCTCTGCACGGACAAGTCAACAGGCCACAACTACGCCTGCAAGTCAATCCCAAAGCGGAAGCTCCTCTACCCGGAGGACTACGACGACGTTTTGAGGGAGATTCAGATAATGCACCACTTGTCTGAGCACCCACACGTGGTGAGGATCCGTGGCACGTTTGAGGACTCTGTGGCTGTGCACTTGGTGATGGAGCTGTGCGAGGGTGGGGAGCTCTTCGACAGGATAGTGAAGAAGGGTCATTACAGTGAGAGAGAGGCTGCCAAGTTGTTGAAGACCATTCTTGGGGTTGTGGAGGCTTGTCATTCTCTTGGGGTTATGCATAGAGACCTTAAGCCTGAGAACTTCTTGTTTAGTAGCGTGGAGGAGGATGCTGCTCTTAAAACCACTGATTTTGGGCTCTCTGTCTTCTACAAGCCAG AATCTGAAAAGGGGATCTTCCGAGAGATTTTACAAGGTAAACTGGATTTTCAGTCTGAACCATGGCCTGGCATCTCCGAAAGTGCCAAGGATCTCATCCGAAAAATGCTTGATCGGAATCCAAAGAAAAGGCTAACAGCTCATGAAGTCCTTT GCCACCCGTGGATTGTAGATGACATTGCTCCGGATAAACCTCTTGATTCTGCAGTGCTGTCACGCCTAAAGCAGTTCTCTGCAATGAACAAACTTAAGAAGATGGCATTGCGT GTCATAGCTGAGAGGCTTTCTGAAGAAGAAATCGGTGGTTTGAAAGAGTTGTTCAAAATGATAGACACAGACAACAGTGGAACAATAACATATGATGAACTAAAAGACGGATTAAAGAGAGTGGGCTCTGAACTTATGGAGTCTGAGATCAAGGATCTTATGGATGCA GCAGATATTGACAACAGTGGAACAATCGACTATGGTGAATTTCTTGCTGCCACTTTGCACTTGAATAAGCTGGAGAGAGAAGAGAATCTAATGTCAGCCTTCTCCTTTTTCGACAAGGATGGTAGTGGCTACATAACCATTGATGAACTTCAACAAGCCTGCAAAGAGTTTGGTTTAAGCGAGGTCCACCTAGATGATATGATTAAAGAAATTGATCAAGATAAT GATGGACAAATAGATTTTGGGGAATTTGCAGCAATGATGAGGAAGGGCAATGGAGGAATAGGAAGGAGAACCATGAGAAGCAAATTAAACTTGGGAGATGCCCTTGGACTGACCGGCAATGTGTCCAATGAACTGAG GTCACCTCATCTCTCTTCCATTGTGCGGCATTTTGGGAAGGAGAAGTATATGCCACACCACATTATCTTATTCCCAagtattcattttttatatacgTAG
- the LOC132184056 gene encoding calcium-dependent protein kinase SK5-like isoform X1 — protein MNNLTAAPPSKDSSKPTWVLPYQTPNLGELYTLGRKLGQGQFGTTFLCTDKSTGHNYACKSIPKRKLLYPEDYDDVLREIQIMHHLSEHPHVVRIRGTFEDSVAVHLVMELCEGGELFDRIVKKGHYSEREAAKLLKTILGVVEACHSLGVMHRDLKPENFLFSSVEEDAALKTTDFGLSVFYKPGQTFCDVVGSPYYVAPEVLCKNYGPEADVWSAGIILYILLSGVPPFWAESEKGIFREILQGKLDFQSEPWPGISESAKDLIRKMLDRNPKKRLTAHEVLCHPWIVDDIAPDKPLDSAVLSRLKQFSAMNKLKKMALRVIAERLSEEEIGGLKELFKMIDTDNSGTITYDELKDGLKRVGSELMESEIKDLMDAADIDNSGTIDYGEFLAATLHLNKLEREENLMSAFSFFDKDGSGYITIDELQQACKEFGLSEVHLDDMIKEIDQDNDGQIDFGEFAAMMRKGNGGIGRRTMRSKLNLGDALGLTGNVSNELRSPHLSSIVRHFGKEKYMPHHIILFPSIHFLYT, from the exons ATGAACAACTTGACCGCAGCTCCACCATCAAAAGATTCATCAAAGCCCACATGGGTCCTTCCCTACCAGACCCCAAACCTCGGGGAGCTCTACACGCTAGGCCGGAAGCTCGGGCAGGGCCAGTTCGGCACGACATTCCTCTGCACGGACAAGTCAACAGGCCACAACTACGCCTGCAAGTCAATCCCAAAGCGGAAGCTCCTCTACCCGGAGGACTACGACGACGTTTTGAGGGAGATTCAGATAATGCACCACTTGTCTGAGCACCCACACGTGGTGAGGATCCGTGGCACGTTTGAGGACTCTGTGGCTGTGCACTTGGTGATGGAGCTGTGCGAGGGTGGGGAGCTCTTCGACAGGATAGTGAAGAAGGGTCATTACAGTGAGAGAGAGGCTGCCAAGTTGTTGAAGACCATTCTTGGGGTTGTGGAGGCTTGTCATTCTCTTGGGGTTATGCATAGAGACCTTAAGCCTGAGAACTTCTTGTTTAGTAGCGTGGAGGAGGATGCTGCTCTTAAAACCACTGATTTTGGGCTCTCTGTCTTCTACAAGCCAG GTCAAACCTTCTGTGATGTTGTTGGGAGTCCATACTATGTTGCACCAGAGGTGCTGTGTAAGAATTATGGACCTGAAGCGGATGTATGGAGTGCCGGAATTATATTATACATCTTGTTAAGCGGGGTGCCACCTTTTTGGGCTG AATCTGAAAAGGGGATCTTCCGAGAGATTTTACAAGGTAAACTGGATTTTCAGTCTGAACCATGGCCTGGCATCTCCGAAAGTGCCAAGGATCTCATCCGAAAAATGCTTGATCGGAATCCAAAGAAAAGGCTAACAGCTCATGAAGTCCTTT GCCACCCGTGGATTGTAGATGACATTGCTCCGGATAAACCTCTTGATTCTGCAGTGCTGTCACGCCTAAAGCAGTTCTCTGCAATGAACAAACTTAAGAAGATGGCATTGCGT GTCATAGCTGAGAGGCTTTCTGAAGAAGAAATCGGTGGTTTGAAAGAGTTGTTCAAAATGATAGACACAGACAACAGTGGAACAATAACATATGATGAACTAAAAGACGGATTAAAGAGAGTGGGCTCTGAACTTATGGAGTCTGAGATCAAGGATCTTATGGATGCA GCAGATATTGACAACAGTGGAACAATCGACTATGGTGAATTTCTTGCTGCCACTTTGCACTTGAATAAGCTGGAGAGAGAAGAGAATCTAATGTCAGCCTTCTCCTTTTTCGACAAGGATGGTAGTGGCTACATAACCATTGATGAACTTCAACAAGCCTGCAAAGAGTTTGGTTTAAGCGAGGTCCACCTAGATGATATGATTAAAGAAATTGATCAAGATAAT GATGGACAAATAGATTTTGGGGAATTTGCAGCAATGATGAGGAAGGGCAATGGAGGAATAGGAAGGAGAACCATGAGAAGCAAATTAAACTTGGGAGATGCCCTTGGACTGACCGGCAATGTGTCCAATGAACTGAG GTCACCTCATCTCTCTTCCATTGTGCGGCATTTTGGGAAGGAGAAGTATATGCCACACCACATTATCTTATTCCCAagtattcattttttatatacgTAG